The nucleotide sequence AATCCGGATGGTATGATGGTCAAATATGGCAAAAAACCCCAGAAGTATTGATCCGTGATCGCCTAATTCTCTCCTATCAAGTAGAGCCAATTCTCAAGCGGATCAAAAAAACTGCTCTTGTGTTAGCTAGTTTAATCGGTAGTAGCAGCCTTCTGTGGTTCTGTCTGGAAAATATATAACCGCCAACATCCTTTCATTAAAACTTCAAAATCGAATGACCAGGGGAAAACGAACTCAAACGCCCAAAATCGAAGTTCATCTGCTCAGAGAAGGAATTATAGAATCCGTTCATCTGGCTGAAGCCGCCGTCTGTGATGAAAAAGGACGGGTTTTATTAGCCGCCGGCAGTGCCGAAACGGCTACTTTTATGCGCTCGGCCCTCAAACCGTTTCAAGCTTTAGCCGTTACCAGCACCGGCACACTAGAACGTTATGATTTGACGGATAAAGATTTAGCAATTATTTGCAGTTCCCATCAAGGGAACATTGAACAAGCGCGGCAAGTTTTTAATGTTCTTTGGCGTGCAGATATTGATCCAAGTGCCTTGCAATGTCCGATTCCCGAAGGCGGGCAAAGTCCTTTACAATACAACTGTTCAGGAAAACACGCGGGAATGCTGGCGGTTTGTCAGCAGCGCAATTGGCCGCTCAATACTTATCTAAAACGGTCATCTCCTCTACAACAGTTAATTTTAGGTAAAATAGCTGAGTTATTAGGAATGCCTGGAGATGAGTTAATTGGGGCCAGAGATGATTGTGGGGCCCCGACTTATTCGATGCAGCTTGGACAAATGGCTCATTTATATGCTCAATTATCTTCCGGTCAAACTGTAGATATGGAGAGAATTGTCAGAGCTATGACCCATCATCCTACTATGGTAGCCGGTGAGGGAACCTTTGATACTGAACTGATGCGTATCACTGAAGGGGAAATTGTCAGCAAATCCGGTGCAGAAGGCATTCAATGTATTGGACGCATTGGTGAGGGAATGGGGTTAGCCATTAAGGTAAAAGATGGGGCAAAAAGAGCTAAATATGCAGTGGCTATTCAGTTACTCAAACAAATGGGATGGATCAGCCCTAGTGTTGCTGAAGTTTTATCTGAAAAGTTTATGACTTTAAGTAAGTATAAACGTTTGGAAGTGATAGAAGAGTTATCCCTGCTTTAAACTTTAAAAGAGCAAAAATTGGTGCGTGACAATTAGCGTCATGCACCCTACTTAATGGACTATGAGATCACATTTTTAAAGGGCTAAAAAAATCTAATAAAAACATCACCTAGTCATGACAAGAAAGGTAATCAGAATTTACCCAACCTTCTAACCCATTCACTGCCGGATTAGGGCCTTGAATGACACGAACGTTAGCCCAATTTCTTTGTTGAGAGAGTAGGCGAACTGTGTTACCGTTATCAAGTCCAGCCCTTGATTTTCCGTTAGGACTAAAACGGAGGGCTAATTGTCCTCTTTCAATATTAATAACATCACAAACAACAGGCCCTCTTTGAGGTTGATTATTGGATTGAAGACGGATTTGGCTAGAATGAATATAGCCCATTTCTCCACAGGCATCAGTGACATACCATCCATTTTGTGAGCCATAAATATTGATAGGGCTAACGGTTCGCACTGAACATAATACTGCCCCGTTAGGCGTAACCCTCACATTAGAAGGAGGGTCAAAAACAACCGCCTGACCACTGGGTTGTGCAGCGACTTTCGTAATATTAGTAAACAAAGAAAGAGCTACAGGGATTAAAGTGATGCCAAATTTTACTAAGTTTTTATTAAATTTCATACCACTGTTATCTCCTTGAGTTATGATTTTGTGGCAATTTATTAAAGCTTTAAATTATCTAGCTGCTAGAGAAGCGAGTTGATCAGCTATATTTTTAGGAACGCCTCAATGGATTTAATCGTTAGTATCTTGCCTTGCACCACTATCTTTCTTAATTATCTTCCATTTTCTTTAGCAATCGCAAGTAGTACAATTTACTCATCAAGAAGCAACAACAATAGCAGAAGCGAGAAAGCAACCAGAAATTGCTCTCAACTGCCTAAGAGCAACTTCAACAGCAAATCGATGAATCCTCGACAAGCTAAATTCTGGGTTCTAGCCGAGGAGTTAATGACAAATAGAGTGCTTAACTTCTCCACCGTAGAATTTTCGCCTCAACCGGATTGTTAAAGGGTCTATTTTCTTGCTGGGAGCGCTCGTATTCCCGCTTTAAACTAAAATACCATTTCGCCTGAGTATCAGCATCATCAATTAACATCAAAGAAGGATGATAACTTAACCCCTCTTGCTGCTTAATCACCACGTCTCGATCCTGATTTAAAAATTCTACGGTTAAATAACGCATAATCGGCTTAAAAATCCCCAGCCAAGGAATAGTCCAATAAATACTTTGATGCACCTCGCATTGATTTTCATCAATGGGTGTAATAGCCGTTAATAAACAGGCTTTATGACGATCGCCCCTTAAAATCTCTTGTCTAAGCGTCGGTAACTGAAAAACAATTTCGATCGATACTTTATTTCCCAATAACTTATAAGGTTTAGCACTCACCGGCATTTCATAAGGCGCTAAGCGAAAACCCATCGGCACCGGTTCATAGAGTTTTTCTTTAACGCGAAACTTTCTTGGACCACTGCGCCACCACCAAGCGCTATGAACATAAGGACCATGTGCCGGGTCCATTAATCCAATCACGGCCTGGTCCACATCACAAGCAAAGTGAGAAGTTTCGGCAATTTGGGGGGCAGTTTTACCAAAATCAGGCACGGTGGGAACTGGCGGAAGTTCAGACTCATCAAGATTTCGTTTAGCTTCAGAGGGAATATACACCCAGATGTGACCCTGAATTTCACGGGCAGGATAAGTCTGAACTTGTATGCGTCGAAAATCTAACTTATCATATTCGGTTAAAGAGGGAATTTCTGAGCAACGCCCATCTTTAGTATCAAACTTCCAGCCATGATAACAACAACAAACGTCATCCCCTTCTAGCCAACCGTGACGTAAGGGAATTCCTCGATGGGGGCAAATATCCCGCATAGCAAATACTTCACCATCAGCTTTTCGCCCAATTAAAACCGGTTCACCTAGCATTTTTTTACCCACTAGCTGGCCGGCTTTGAGGTTTTTCGCCGCTAGTGCTACGTACCAAAAATTACGTAACAAGGTTGTCATCTTAAGTCTCCCTCCTTTCAATGCCTTGGGCTGATCATTAACCAGTGTAGAATCATATCATTGATTTACATCTATATGACTAAATAGTTAAGTAAATGTTTCTCGGCTTAACCCTTAACTTATTTATAGCCGCCGAATACAGCTATACCATAATACTTCCAATGAACCGCTACCCCTGATAAGAGTTTTTAAGATTTACGACTCCTGAGTCCAAAAATTTTTAATAAAATCCTGTAACTCTCCTTTGGCTATCTGAATTTTTGAAGGGGTTAAATCCATTTTTTCTAATTGACTTAAAATAGGAATAACTTCTATATCTAAAGCCGCTCTAAACAAATTCATCGGAAAAATCAAATCCGAAGTTAGACGAACATCCACCACTTGTTTTTCCGGCACAAAATCCTCAAAAATAGCAGCTTCAAGCGATAACTTAGCCAAAATCAAGGGACGCACCCAACATAATTCTCTTGTGGTGATCACTTGAACCACTTCACCATAAAGACAAGAATTTTTATGTTCTAAACAAACAATTTGGCAAGGTTTAAATTGATTTTTTTTATCCATATTTTTTAAAATTCAAAACTCAAAACCCGAAAAACTGAATTTTGAATTACTATTTCATGGTAGAAAACTTTTTGGTCAATAAATAGTTACTTTAATTACTTACAGTTGAGTTTCCTACCTCATCTCTATATAAGTAAAAATCCGATCAATCCTAGTCAAGATCATTTTAACTAATCACTGATTGAATTTCATGAGACAACATTTCCCGAAAGCGAATTTCATCTCGATGAGGATCAGCGCGAGTGACTTGTACGGTAAAACGTTGGCCCAAGGGAATTAAACGCTCAAACCGATGAGGTAACTCTAATCCTAACTCTTCCAACAAAATCAAGCCAAGATTCTCTTCTTCGCGTAACCAGCGCAAGAGAATTGCGTGCCAAGCTTGATCGCCATTGCGCCGCAAAAATTCTAGCCCCCAATAGCGATTTGTCTGACGTTCTACAGAGGTAGCTTCTGATGTAGAGGTCGCCACACTATAGATGATTTCTTGCATCTGTTCGATGGAAAAGGGTAATGGATCGCCTCGTAAATGGGCTTTAACTTGAAAATGGGTTAATAAATCTGTATAACGACGAATGGGAGAGGTTACTTGAGTATACACATCTAACCCTAAACTTGCATGACGAGATGGGGTTGTGGTCAATTCCGAACGCGGCATACAGCGACGCAGGGCACAAGAGCGAACTGGTCCGGCTGGCAAAACAATTAATTCTTCTTCTGGGGGTAATTCTGGCTGAGGTTGACCGCGAAAAGGCACAGGTAGCTCATGTTGCTGACAATAACGCCCGGCCACTTCCCCGGCTAAAATCATCATCTCGGCTACTAACTGACGAGAACGAGAACTATAGAGTAATTCCACCACAATTTCATCATTTTCTTTCACTTTGATGACCGACTCGGGCATAGAAATATTAATTGACCCCTGAGATTTACGCCATTCGACGCGCCGAATTGCACTACTCCCCAAAATCCCTATTTCCGGTTCAGCTTTAATGTCGAGTTGTAGCATTTCATCCACATCTTCATAAGTCAAGCGATAGGTTGGCTTAACTAGACTGGCATGAATCGAATAATCCAATACTGAACCATCATCGTTTAAAATCACCGCAAAGCTTAAGGCCGGACAGACTTGTCCTTGTACTAAACTCATCGGCCCTGTAGCGAGTTCCGGCGGAAACATGGAAATCATGCCGGTGGGTAAATATAAACTGGTACTGCGCCGTCTAGCTTCTAAGTCGAGTTCATCTCCTGGAGTCACCAGACGAGACGGATCAGCAATATGAATCCATAGACGGATTTTTCCCTCGTCCAAAAATTCTACACTTAACCCATCGTCGATTTCCTGTGTACTCTCGTCATCAATGGTGTAAATTTTTAGATGAGTTAAATCCAGACGCTTTACATCCGGGTCTGGGGGAGGTGATACTAAACAACTTTTGGCCACTTCTAGAACCCTTTTCGGAAATTGGACAGGATAAGAACTACGACGTAGAAACAGATTTTCATGAGGACTCCACCACCCTAAAGAGATCAGTAACTCCAAGGCGGCTTCTGGAGTTTGTGAACGATCAACAGCATTTAGGATGTCCTGCGCGGATGAATGTTTCTGTTCAGGTTGAAGGATAAATTTCTCAAGTGCTTCTAAACGGGTACGATCACTGTCTAGCCATTCGACTTTTTCTTTGGCTAAGGCTTTTTGAATCCGAGTAAAAAACCCTTGTTTTTCTCGCTGACGCTGTTCTTCGACTTCTAACTGATGTTTGATTTCTTCTACTTGTACAGCCGAGCGGGGTTCGTAGCTGTCCCCTTTTTTCTTAAAGTATATCTTATCTTCACACAGCAGACTATGGGCGACGTAGCACAGCACTGGACTTTGCTCAGAAAACAATAGCAACGCCATTTCCGATGGGGTTACAGGTGTCCCTTCTTCTACCAGCAATTCCCAGGCTACTTCTAAGCTAGATGGATCGATGAATGGCTGTACTTGTTGGAGAAAATTGGCAATATCACTCGGCTGGTATGGACCCCCGGTGACTTCAAATTCTACTCGCTGAGGACGTATTTTATGAGCTTGTCCTCCTTGATCGATAACTATCCAGTCTTTTTTCCCGTCAGGCCGATCAACAACGGCTAATCGACGTTCGCCTTGTAGCCTGAATTCTACGAGTTTTCCCTTTGAGAGCGTTCCCTTTTCCACCAGTTTTGTACTTTACCTATATTAATGCTATGTTTATGTCTCTTTTGCGCTCGTTGGGCATCGCTACCCTTTTTCCTCCAGACTCTTGTTGATTACTTGGCCTGCGGAGTGGCTGACCGTTCTTCGTTAGGAACTTTAGCCCTCACCAGTCTGAAACGGTTTGTTGCTCAAGGGTTGCTCTGCCTTTGAGGGGCAATGGCTTAGATTGAGCATATAGCCGCATTTTTTATTTTACCACTCCCTTTTCTCGCTACATAAAATTCAATCATTTTTGCTCTCGTCATCTGTCTCTTTCTTTTAAGCTTCCCTGTTCGGATTTTCTTTATGCTAAAATTATCTATATTTACTCTCGCTTATCATCTATTTTCGGCTCATCAAATTGCTAAGCTACTTAAGAGGCCCTCAATCCGATCAACTCTATCTCGTTAGGGGTCTTGGGCCTCAAAACCGTAGTTCACTGTTTAGTTTCTCTTGCTCCTCAGTGCCAAACTCTGGCTTAGCGTGAGGATAGTTTCTAACCCTTAACTCACTTGACTTACATCACGCGATGAATGTCGAGCAAGTTTGGCTATATGTTTGGCTAGAGTTAGTAAAAAATATATCGCTAACAAATAAGCGGCAGCAAGCAATATCGTGAGTACAGGCATTTCTTCTATCACTGGAGTAAGGTGGGTAAAACGAGCAGTAGGTTCTTGATTTTGAGCGGGAAAAACCGGTATCGGCTTAAATGCCATAGCCTATCTGGATAAGTAGTAAACCGATCATTACTACTAATCCTGACTCACAAAGATTAGGACTTCTCCCTTCTTTGTTCTTTTTAGCTCATTACAGCCAACACGCGCAGTAATTTGGGCCTTCTATCTTACTTTGAGATAGAAAACTGTAGAGCCATCAATCGCTGAGTCTCTTTTTAGGAACGTCAGGCAATAGCTGCCCAACCTTCGCGTTCTCCCCAAGCCTAGTGATTGAAAATCTCTTTCTACAAGTTTTGGGAGGAACGGGTGTTGGAAATACTTAAAACCCTCACTATTAGCTTAACATAAGATACCCCTAGATGTAGAGATTTTTTTGAAGATTTTTTTCCCCACAGTTCAGGGTTTGGTCGCTCAAAATCCCGAGAGATCCTAAGACAAATTTTCCTGGGTAAGGGAAGCTTATCTTAAAATAAGTATGAGTATATGTAAACTTTCGTAACTAATTTGCCCACTTCGGCTCACCAATGATCTCAAGCACATCTTTATTTGCTCCCGTAGACAAGGATCTCCGTCTCCTAAGCGAGAACCTAAAAAAGCTTGTTGGCGCTCGCCATCCCATTCTGGCCGCGGCCGCCGAACACCTGTTCGATGCCGGAGGGAAACGAATCCGACCGGCGCTCGTTCTACTGGTATCGAGAGCGACCATGTTAGATCAAGATATTACTCCTAGACATCGGCGACTAGCAGAAATCACTGAAATGATTCACACCGCTAGTTTAGTCCATGATGATGTGGTTGATGAAGCTGAACTACGCCGCAATGTTCCTACGGTTAATAGTTTGTTCGACAACCGAATTGCGGTTTTAGCCGGCGATTTTCTGTTTGCTCAGTCGTCATGGTATTTAGCTAACTTGGATAATTTAGAAGTAGTCAAACTGCTATCTGAAGTGATCCGAGATTTTGCTGAAGGAGAAATACAGCAGGGAATCAATCTATTTGATACTGGCATAACCCTAGAAGCTTACTTAGAAAAAAGTTATTACAAAACAGCTTCTTTAATGGCTAATAGTGCCAAAGCGGCGGCGGTTTTAAGTGATGTTCCCCGAGAAGTCACTGAACATTTGTACAACTATGGCCGCTATTTAGGTTTAGCTTTTCAAATCGTCGATGATATTCTTGACTTTACGTCACCTACAGAAGTATTAGGCAAACCTACCGGCTCGGATTTGGCAAGTGGAAACATTACCGCTCCAGCTTTGTACGCTATGGAGGAAAATCCCTATTTAGAAGTATTGATCGAACGAGAATTTAGCGAAGAAGGTGACCTAGAAAAAGCCTTACAATTAGTCAAAGAAAGCAACGGAATTGAGCTATCAAGGGAATTAGCTTCTAACTACGCTCAGTTGGCTTTGGAACATTTAAAATGTTTGCAACCTTCTCCATCTAGTCAGGTATTAGCGGATTTGGTAGATTACAACTTGAGTCGTCTTTATTAAGTCTGTTACAACTCGGTTTCAAAAACCATTTGACAGTCAATTTTACAATCCGTTAAAACCCGAGGATATTGAACATGAAAACACCCAATAAACTCATAAAAATCTTCAAATTAGCGGCGATAAAAAAGAAAGAAAAATTGTTGATTAAATCCGCTTTTAATTGATAAAAAGTTTCTCATTTGAGCCAAAATAATTTGAGTTAGTTGAAACCCCCTAGCTCAAATCATTAGTCGTATTTGACAATTTCCGCCGACGAAATAAATCGGTAGGTATTTCCGTTACATAATACTAGAGTATTAGTTTAGGAGCGGCTGACAGTTATATCGCTTTTGTGCTACACTATGTTACAGGGGGGATAGCTCAACGGAAGAGCGCTTTCTTATGCAGGAAAGAGGTTGCAGGTTCAAATCCTCGCTCCCTCCAGGAAAACTGTAGCTCAACGGAAGAGTATGGGATTGCGAATCCCAAGGTTGAAGGTTCGATTCCTTCCAGTTTTCCAATTTCATGAAATATATGATGAGTGTATGAAGATTAACCCAGAAGAGTTAGAAACTTGTCTGAGAGTGTTACAGGAAATATCAGAAAATACAGAACTGATTAATAATCATGAACGCTTTAAAAGTTTAATTGCAAAAATATACAAAAATGGTAAAAAAATTGTGCGCCGTAATCTAGCACAAGAGCCACAGCAAGAAGATAAAAAAATCAAAAATACGACGGCAATAGTTAAAAATAAAACTCGACAGCAACCGAGCGCAAATTTGCCAAGTTCATTCTTTTTTAAAGGTCAAAAACTTTCTCATCCCATTCCCTGTTATATCTGCAAACAACCTTATACAGATATTCATTTTTTTTATCATTCCCTATGTCCCATTTGTGCTGAGTTTAACTATCATAAACGGCATCAACGCACAAATTTAAAGGGGCGTGTTGCTCTAATTACTGGGGGACGTATTAAAATTGGTTATCAAACAGCATTAAGACTCCTAAAAGATGGAGCAAAAGTTATTGTTACTACTCGATTTCCTCACGATGCGGCTAAAGGTTTTAGCAGTGAGGTAGATTTTGGTTATTGGCGTGATCGCTTACAAATTTATGGGTTAGATTTACGTAATCTCGGAGCAGTAGAAAACTTAGTTCGCTATCTTTTTGATACGGAAAAAGCTTTAGATATCATCATTAATAATGCGGCTCAAACCATTAAGCGCCCGTTAGCCTTTTATCAACATCTTTTAGAAGGAGAAAAAGCTGATAAAAATTTTCTTCCGTTGGCGGTGGAAGGGTTAATTACCTCTCGGATTAATTCGGCTCCTTTATTGCTAGAAAGCTATGGAAATTATCCCGGACATCTGACGATCAATCAAAGAGATTTTCCCCCTCAGATTTTTGATGAAGATGGGCAACAATTAGATCGGCGTTCCCAGAATAGCTGGCGGCTGAAATTAGATCAGGTTAGTTCTGTAGAGATGTTGGAAGTTCAGTTAGTTAATGCCGTAGCTCCTTTTATTTTAAATAGTCAATTAAAACCTCTGCTGATACGTTCTCAATTTGAGCGGCGTTTTATTATTAATGTATCGGCTATGGAAGGGCAATTTAACCGTAAGGATAAAACCGTTCATCATCCTCATACTAATATGGCTAAAGCGGCTTTAAATATGATGACTCGGACTTCGGCGGCAGATTATGCGACTGATGGGATTTTTATGAATAGTGTAGATACGGGATGGATTACTGATGAGAATCCTTATCCTAAGAAGATGTATTTACAAGAAAAAAATGGGTTTTATCCGCCGCTAGATATTATTGATGGGATGGCAAGAGTTTATGATCCAATTGTGCAAGGGATAGAACAAGAAGTAGAACCTTTATCAGGTTTTTTTCTGAAGGATTATCATCCTTATCCTTGGTAGGGGATTATTATCCGTAGTGCGGAACTTGGTTCACACCCCAGCCTGTAGCAGATGAATATGAATGTTGAAAGGAGATTAAGATGCAAGGAGATTTTATTAATCATTGTCCTATAGATGAAGCGGTGGAAAGTGGGGCCAAAGATTTAGAAGAAATTGTGCCTTTGATTGAATATCTTCAGGGAAATATTCCTGTGACTGAACCTGTAAGATTTCCTCGGGGTACAATGATGCCTGATGGTAGGTTGGATTTATGTAAACAGGGAATTGGGGTTACAGGTTGTCAGCAAATTACTGATGTTTTGAGGGCTAATACTACTGTTATTAGTTTGCTTTTGGGAACTGATGGTATTGGTGATGTGGGTGCGTCTGCGGTGGCGAAGTTGATTCAACATAATAGTCATTTAGAAGTGGTTTATTTGGGGTGTAATCAGATTACTAAAAAAGGTGCGGCTCAATTGGCTGCGGCCCTGAGTTTGAATACTTCGGTCACTGGGTTATGGCTTAAGCGTAATCCCATCGGTAGAATAGGCGCTGAATATTTGGCCGAAATGTTGAGCATTAATAAAAGTATTCGGACTTTGGATTTAGTTAATACTCATTTGGAAGAAACAGGGTTAAATAGGATTCTTGATGTTTTGATTGA is from Gloeothece verrucosa PCC 7822 and encodes:
- the sds gene encoding solanesyl diphosphate synthase, whose protein sequence is MISSTSLFAPVDKDLRLLSENLKKLVGARHPILAAAAEHLFDAGGKRIRPALVLLVSRATMLDQDITPRHRRLAEITEMIHTASLVHDDVVDEAELRRNVPTVNSLFDNRIAVLAGDFLFAQSSWYLANLDNLEVVKLLSEVIRDFAEGEIQQGINLFDTGITLEAYLEKSYYKTASLMANSAKAAAVLSDVPREVTEHLYNYGRYLGLAFQIVDDILDFTSPTEVLGKPTGSDLASGNITAPALYAMEENPYLEVLIEREFSEEGDLEKALQLVKESNGIELSRELASNYAQLALEHLKCLQPSPSSQVLADLVDYNLSRLY
- a CDS encoding SH3 domain-containing protein, whose translation is MKFNKNLVKFGITLIPVALSLFTNITKVAAQPSGQAVVFDPPSNVRVTPNGAVLCSVRTVSPINIYGSQNGWYVTDACGEMGYIHSSQIRLQSNNQPQRGPVVCDVINIERGQLALRFSPNGKSRAGLDNGNTVRLLSQQRNWANVRVIQGPNPAVNGLEGWVNSDYLSCHD
- a CDS encoding SDR family NAD(P)-dependent oxidoreductase, which translates into the protein MKINPEELETCLRVLQEISENTELINNHERFKSLIAKIYKNGKKIVRRNLAQEPQQEDKKIKNTTAIVKNKTRQQPSANLPSSFFFKGQKLSHPIPCYICKQPYTDIHFFYHSLCPICAEFNYHKRHQRTNLKGRVALITGGRIKIGYQTALRLLKDGAKVIVTTRFPHDAAKGFSSEVDFGYWRDRLQIYGLDLRNLGAVENLVRYLFDTEKALDIIINNAAQTIKRPLAFYQHLLEGEKADKNFLPLAVEGLITSRINSAPLLLESYGNYPGHLTINQRDFPPQIFDEDGQQLDRRSQNSWRLKLDQVSSVEMLEVQLVNAVAPFILNSQLKPLLIRSQFERRFIINVSAMEGQFNRKDKTVHHPHTNMAKAALNMMTRTSAADYATDGIFMNSVDTGWITDENPYPKKMYLQEKNGFYPPLDIIDGMARVYDPIVQGIEQEVEPLSGFFLKDYHPYPW
- a CDS encoding asparaginase, giving the protein MTRGKRTQTPKIEVHLLREGIIESVHLAEAAVCDEKGRVLLAAGSAETATFMRSALKPFQALAVTSTGTLERYDLTDKDLAIICSSHQGNIEQARQVFNVLWRADIDPSALQCPIPEGGQSPLQYNCSGKHAGMLAVCQQRNWPLNTYLKRSSPLQQLILGKIAELLGMPGDELIGARDDCGAPTYSMQLGQMAHLYAQLSSGQTVDMERIVRAMTHHPTMVAGEGTFDTELMRITEGEIVSKSGAEGIQCIGRIGEGMGLAIKVKDGAKRAKYAVAIQLLKQMGWISPSVAEVLSEKFMTLSKYKRLEVIEELSLL
- a CDS encoding ribonuclease catalytic domain-containing protein; protein product: MEKGTLSKGKLVEFRLQGERRLAVVDRPDGKKDWIVIDQGGQAHKIRPQRVEFEVTGGPYQPSDIANFLQQVQPFIDPSSLEVAWELLVEEGTPVTPSEMALLLFSEQSPVLCYVAHSLLCEDKIYFKKKGDSYEPRSAVQVEEIKHQLEVEEQRQREKQGFFTRIQKALAKEKVEWLDSDRTRLEALEKFILQPEQKHSSAQDILNAVDRSQTPEAALELLISLGWWSPHENLFLRRSSYPVQFPKRVLEVAKSCLVSPPPDPDVKRLDLTHLKIYTIDDESTQEIDDGLSVEFLDEGKIRLWIHIADPSRLVTPGDELDLEARRRSTSLYLPTGMISMFPPELATGPMSLVQGQVCPALSFAVILNDDGSVLDYSIHASLVKPTYRLTYEDVDEMLQLDIKAEPEIGILGSSAIRRVEWRKSQGSINISMPESVIKVKENDEIVVELLYSSRSRQLVAEMMILAGEVAGRYCQQHELPVPFRGQPQPELPPEEELIVLPAGPVRSCALRRCMPRSELTTTPSRHASLGLDVYTQVTSPIRRYTDLLTHFQVKAHLRGDPLPFSIEQMQEIIYSVATSTSEATSVERQTNRYWGLEFLRRNGDQAWHAILLRWLREEENLGLILLEELGLELPHRFERLIPLGQRFTVQVTRADPHRDEIRFREMLSHEIQSVIS
- a CDS encoding Rieske 2Fe-2S domain-containing protein, with amino-acid sequence MTTLLRNFWYVALAAKNLKAGQLVGKKMLGEPVLIGRKADGEVFAMRDICPHRGIPLRHGWLEGDDVCCCYHGWKFDTKDGRCSEIPSLTEYDKLDFRRIQVQTYPAREIQGHIWVYIPSEAKRNLDESELPPVPTVPDFGKTAPQIAETSHFACDVDQAVIGLMDPAHGPYVHSAWWWRSGPRKFRVKEKLYEPVPMGFRLAPYEMPVSAKPYKLLGNKVSIEIVFQLPTLRQEILRGDRHKACLLTAITPIDENQCEVHQSIYWTIPWLGIFKPIMRYLTVEFLNQDRDVVIKQQEGLSYHPSLMLIDDADTQAKWYFSLKREYERSQQENRPFNNPVEAKILRWRS